DNA sequence from the Daphnia carinata strain CSIRO-1 chromosome 8, CSIRO_AGI_Dcar_HiC_V3, whole genome shotgun sequence genome:
ACATACCAGTAAAACTGCATCGACGTTTGCATTTTTATCGGTCACAAAATGAACGTCAGGCCGATTTCGCAGATCGTAAATGGACTTGATCAGCGGCGGTGCGTTAGGTAAGGTGACGTGCGAAATCAAAGTTGAATTGTACGCGTTAACAATGACAAACGCCACGATACACCATGTTCCGCCAACCCAGTACAATGACGAGAATTTGCCGTACAAGTAACCACCTATAGCAAAAAGATTTCTGTGAATTTCATTAGCAAAATCAACTATAATTGCCCCAATAAAATTTGCTAGTACAGATTGAATGTTTACCTTGATTTAGCAGAGTCCCCAATACGTAAAAACTGCTATGTCCCCAGCGGGGCTTCCGTTTCACGCTCGAAGGATTTCCGAAATCAAGGGAAATATTTGTATTTCGTCGTAGCAACGATAATGCCACGATGACACATGGCATTGCCAATGCCAAAACGAGCCATACCTTAAggaaaaaatttgcataacagaaaatttttcattttattagaatttgcttttcttcatAAACATTTGTCTTTAAACGAACGCGTTGCTATTTTTTGcagattaaaaaatttttctatttttttatttttgcgttatCTTACCTCGGGTTGAAATGGTTTCACGACAGCTTCGATTTTAATGACGGAACTCGGAACAGGAATCAAATACGAAATTGGAATGTACAACGCTGGATGAGAAAAGTCTAGGAAAGGCATACGCGATCGGGTGACCGCAATGGAGATGAGAATGTCTACATCCTTTAACGAAAACGATTTTTGGACACGACGTTTTACCATAGCATGTTATCAAAAGTATGTATACCCCTTGAAGTAAGTGGTTTATGAGCCCCGGTTGGTTTGGTTTTGAATCCACGATAGTGGTGTTTGTTTGAAACGGTGAAAATCTGAAATTCgacggaaacaaaaaaaaacaaacaaatgtcaTCAAATGATGAAGAATTCCCAAGAAAATCTAAACAGAGCCAAGTACGCTTCTTGAATTCTTCTagactccccccccctcccaccaCCGAAAAACAAAGGTCAACATTTGACAACTTGTCCTCTGTTCATCCATAACATGTCCAATATTTACTGTGCATATTGGAAGATAGATGGTTTCTTTAACTCACGTGAAATTGTAGAATTGCGACAACCACCTAAGCATTTCGCCCACGGATCCATCCAATTTAACAATGTAGCCAGAAGCATTTCTTACCACGTTAAACCCGGCGACTGCCTATAAACCAAACAAAGTTAACCGTCATTTGTGCAGTAACTTTCGACATTTTTTAAGCAGTAAAAATTGAACATTTTCTTACGCTAACTCCagaaataacaaaatgttttccgCTTATGTTTTCGGTAATTAGACGTGCCAATACCACATTGAATGCTAGTGTTGCGCACAAGATGATCAGCCATAGTTGCTTTTGACGCAAAtgtttcatcatttgttttcactttGAGATACTCGTAAACAAAATGGCAAAACCTCTCTTGTTTGGATGAATAAATGGTTCGTTAGGTCTACAATCAATTTTACGTTTCGAAAAGTAGAAGAAATGTATAGCATGTAAATGTATAAGTGCCTACCTCTCATTGGGCTAATTTCCGGAATAAGACGAATTTGCTCTTCAGCTCTGCTTATATATAGAAGAAGAGAGTCATTGGAGATTGCTTGATCGATAAGACGATTTTCTAGTACGAACCCTAAAGTCCGGGTAACAGAGTGCGCGTGTAACTGAAGCGCAATTTCCACGAAGAAATTcgcttattttattttaaaatcattggTTCCTCACCTAATATTCATGGGAGCATTTTCAAGGCACGGCAAATAGGTTTTAATTCGtaaaacaaatagaattttcaaaattcaatagTTTACTCGCCTTGCTGATGCTCTCACAGCTATGCTTTCGCACTTACAACCTCCATACAACCACCCCACTAGGTTAttcatttattcatttacaAAGATACATACTAGAAGATATAAAGTAGGACATTGTTCAGGTCTATTGTGGTGTATTCATCTCACAAATTCCTATGTTTTCTAGGGTTCATCTCAGTAGCACATTAAACAAACTCGTTAAATTTTAACTTCTCGATTATCTTGCAAAGTTTCCCAAAGAGACCTGCACGAATAGTCTTCGTGTCCGAAGGTAGTAAAGTGGATTGTAATGATTGCTTTTCTGCTGATTTGTTTTGTAGTAGGGAACTTGAATAGCAGACGCTCTAAGGTATGCTTAAGTAATAATCAAGTAAGAATTATATGCCAGTCCCAGACGGTTATATTCTGCAAAATTTCATCTGGAAGGGATTTTACATTAGATTTAGAGcaaacccctttttttaagtcttttcttctgttgtatTCAATCGACGGTATATTTTAATAAGATAAATCTGTCGTTGATGATGCCGCGAGACcgaagcattttttaaaaacttttattcttcttgtCTTGCTTGACAGTTCTTTTATATTGGTTTAATTTTATGCGATCATAACTTGAGCTTTTATTGCATTACTGTTCGtcattattttaaataaaaattaactaTACCATCAGCCCAAAATGTTGTTTTACCATTCCGTTTATTCTCAGATGAGCAATCTAACGTGTGTCGCATGTTTAGTGATATCTGTAACTATGTGCAACTTGTTCTTGCGTGATTATAATTGATTTGAATCATCCAAATCCAAAAAGCTCACGAATAATTATCTTTTCAGTTTATCAGTTAATAGCCCACCGACGGCAACTTAATGGTGCTTGGAGAGTTAAAGAATTCCTAGAAAATCACTAGCATGGTTTTGTTAACTTACTCGTGTGAGTACCATGCTCACGTTTTGCAATGCCACTTCCATAGAAACCATGTAGAAGCATTCAACAAGGTCACTTGTCAACTGTAACTCGGTTTGAAAATCTATAAAATATAATCACTTCGCTAACGAAAACGatgagtgaaataaaaaatcctATCGCCAGCACGACAAATGATCCAATTAGGTTTCCTAACTCCAACTGTTTGTCAATTCGCTTCTTCATTTTGGTCGTCTTCTCGTTTTGCAGACAATTTCGGGTGTCCGgttgaaaatttttgttcCATAGATCCAACAATCCTGCTTCACGCATTTTCATTATCCTGGAATATATCGTATGCAAATGGGATTTCTCCAGTATAACTTCTCCGTTTTATGCTTACCCGTAGTTCAAGTATTCCAAATGCGGGCTTCGTTTTGGGAGTGCCCATGAAATGTGCAAATTAATGTAACTTTCTCTTTCCAACAGGAGGTTACACTGCCCTGTAGCCATGTAATCATCTCTGATAGCCCCATACAAGAAAGAGTTGACTCCCTGTTTCAAGAATGGGAAATAAGCGAACAGAGTGATACACATGCAGTTAATGTCTACCGTCTTACGGAGCTGTAAACGTGAGAGCCTGATTTCACCAACTTAACGCACTGCTTGGTGGAATTACAACGGGATTTGGGATATTCGCGTAATTTATCCCCCAGAAGCTTGAGAAATCCAGTGTTAGCAGCCTGTACATCCCAACATAATCCATACAGGGTACGAAATGGAAATTAAATCCAAAAGCGATTGTGCATACCGATAAGACTGCATCCGTGTTCATGTTTCTGTCCGTCACTAAATGAACATCAGGTCGGCTTCGCAGATCGAAAATGGATTTGATTAGCGGTTCTTTGTTGGGTAAGGTCACGTGTGAAATCAAAGTCGAGTTGTATGCATTAACAATAACAAACGTTGCAATACACCAAGCCCCACCCAAACAATAAAGCGATAATGATTTTCCGTACAAATGACTTCTTCCTACAACcgagcatttttttaaatgaaaaatagccGGCGGAACAAAATCAGTAGGTTAGACATTTAACAATTCTAGCAAACTTTCAACCTTGGTTTAGCAGAAGTCCCAATACGTATAAGCTGCTGTGTCCCCAGcgaatttcctttttcatcaCTGACGGATTTTCAAATCCAAGGGAAGCATCGCCGTAGCGATTAAGCAACGCTAGTGCCACGATAACGCTCGGAATAGCCAATATCAAAGCTAGCCACACCTTTAGggatgaataaataaaaatataatttccCTTTTAACCTGTGGTGTTCTTACACAAATTAGCAGGTAGGCAGGTATATTAATGTgtaccttgttttttttttggcaccaacaaaacatttattaGGAAACATTTACCTTAGGTTGGAATGGTTTGACGACAGCTTCGACTTTAACTGAGGAATCCGGATGAggaatcaaaaatgaaaccgGCACGTAGAGCGTTGGATGAGAAAAGTCTAAGAAGGCCAAGCGCGATTGCGTTGACGAAAGGGAGATGATCACGTCTATCTCCTGGGGTGAATTTCAGTATGAACGTGTTATTTAACAATGACAATATACTGAAAGTTAAGTTACGATTTATACCGCACGAAGTAGATAGCTTATAAGACCCTGTTGGTCAGGTAACGAATCTATTGCCGTCGTGTTtatttgaagtacggaataTCTGTCATTTGATTGAAAAGTGCGAAACCTTAGGTTTCATTTTCCCGAATAACAAGATTCGATGATTGCGTTGGTACATGCTGGTAAAGAGACGCTTTAGGAGTATCACGGGCTCATCGCGAATTGTCTCGAAAATCCCAAAATTAGTTGAAAGTTAACATTTTCCGCGTTTGATTTTTAGGTTACGTCCGACATTTATTTTGTAACATTGAACAAAATTACGTCATAATAGGCAGTTTATTTAACTTACGTGAAATGATAGAATTCTGATAACCAGTTAAGCATTTTGGTCGCTGATCCATCCAGTTTAACAATGTGGCCCGAAGCGTTTCTTATCATATGAAACCCGGCAACAGACTAGGTCAAAGTAAACCAGTAAACCACGTTCAACACTTTTTAAACAGCAAAGAAGTTTTCTTACACTGATCCctgaaacaacaaaatgtttccCGTTAATGGCTTTGGTAGTTAAGCTTGCCGATCCTTGGTTGATGGCAAAGGTAGCGCACAGCATGACAAGCAAGAGTTTTCCTTGAGTCAAACGATtgatcattttgaaaatttgacaAATCCTTAACTGAAAGTAGTaaaaacctttttatttttattcttcaagACTGAAAATTTGTTGTCGacgaataaaagaataagttTTACCTTTTGTAAAATAATGAGTGATGTAGGAGGCGTGTGCAACCCTCTTATCTTCGCTCCCTGAATAAGATGAAATTGCACCATGACGGAGCTTATATAGAAGCAATGTAGAATCTTGTTGGCAGTCAAGGTGAATTTTTagcaaaattcaatttccagAGGTTTCCTGTACGGGATTTTCTGAAATACAGTTTCTGCTATACTATTCACCTAGTGAATCGCTAAAATCATTGACTATGCACATTcgattaatgaaaacaatttcaaagcGCTCTACAGCAATAGGTTTTGATTTGTaaacaaaatggaattttCAATCAGCAATTAACAGGGTGAGCTTTCAGATACTCTCAAATCTATATATTCACGATTGTAGCGACAGGAGGTCATTCAATTTTTCGTGGTTAGAAAAATCTACCAAAAagtcaaacaaattttgtcCTGGGAAATAAATTGGGAAGTTGCATGCGTCAATCGGGATCTTATAACAATCAGTCATTTAGAGGTTTTAACTGGTATAATGGTAAATGCAACTCTTGCcaaatttatgttaaattttacGTCAAAGGTCTTTTGTATTTGCCGCTTCCAGTCTTCCACAGTTTGGGATAGTCTTCTGCTACGTCATCTTCATGAATCAGCCATTCCCATTGGCCTGGTGGTCTCATCGAGTACTACCATTTGCTTGTGCGGGTTAGGTGGGTTCGTCAATCAATTATTGACGTTTCACATCTACAGCCTACTAGTTCCTTCATCAAAATTTTGTAGACATTTGTGCTAGGTACTAATTTCGGAAATGACACACCTCTTCAAATCAGAAAAAGTACAATATCTTTGTACTTGTGGTTCTTTGAAACCCTTATGTCGTACATATTTCTGTCGACATTGCTTGGCCTTAAAGTGTGGGGAGTGCGTTTTTCATGAGGTATGTTAAACAGGGCATAGTTTACAaacttttcatttgattttgattaaaattttcatctttatttttttaaattttaggtTGATATTCTATACTGTTCAAACTGTTTGGAGAATGTTCCACCTGGAGAAGCTCGTGTTAAAAAGAACCAGTACAGTGCACTTTATATTTTTGCTAAGTTAAATATTCAGCATAGCCTTCTTCTCATTAGGTGTAGTGAATGCTTTGAATGCCCAGTATGTGATCAGCTTCTCCTTACAAGAGCAACAAACATCCAGATTCCAAGTCCAGAAGATCCAGCTAAATTGGTGcctaaaaaaatgttttaccttGTATGTGGATTTTGCCGTTGGACTACTAGGGAAGCAGGCTTACCTGATCAACCATctggtattttttttgtttcaagtaaCATAGTTCTTAAAAAACTCATGTTTGCAAATGCGTGAGTTCAGCAACGGG
Encoded proteins:
- the LOC130700510 gene encoding glutamate receptor ionotropic, kainate 3-like — its product is MVSMEVALQNVSMVLTRDVDILISIAVTRSRMPFLDFSHPALYIPISYLIPVPSSVIKIEAVVKPFQPEVWLVLALAMPCVIVALSLLRRNTNISLDFGNPSSVKRKPRWGHSSFYVLGTLLNQGGYLYGKFSSLYWVGGTWCIVAFVIVNAYNSTLISHVTLPNAPPLIKSIYDLRNRPDVHFVTDKNANVDAVLLSADSGFLKFLGDRIRDYPQSLCNSTRECIELVKSGSHVYSADYANARSGTGRFLDQKISTGCPKMLAQTECVQED
- the LOC130700509 gene encoding uncharacterized protein LOC130700509, which gives rise to MINRLTQGKLLLVMLCATFAINQGSASLTTKAINGKHFVVSGISSVAGFHMIRNASGHIVKLDGSATKMLNWLSEFYHFTYSVLQINTTAIDSLPDQQGLISYLLRAEIDVIISLSSTQSRLAFLDFSHPTLYVPVSFLIPHPDSSVKVEAVVKPFQPKVWLALILAIPSVIVALALLNRYGDASLGFENPSVMKKEIRWGHSSLYVLGLLLNQG